A genomic region of Mus musculus strain C57BL/6J chromosome 7, GRCm38.p6 C57BL/6J contains the following coding sequences:
- the Flt3l gene encoding fms-related tyrosine kinase 3 ligand precursor — MTVLAPAWSPNSSLLLLLLLLSPCLRGTPDCYFSHSPISSNFKVKFRELTDHLLKDYPVTVAVNLQDEKHCKALWSLFLAQRWIEQLKTVAGSKMQTLLEDVNTEIHFVTSCTFQPLPECLRFVQTNISHLLKDTCTQLLALKPCIGKACQNFSRCLEVQCQPDSSTLLPPRSPIALEATELPEPRPRQLLLLLLLLLPLTLVLLAAAWGLRWQRARRRGELHPGVPLPSHP; from the exons ATGACAGTGCTGGCGCCAGCCTGGAGCCCAAAT TCCtccctgttgctgctgttgctgctgctgagtCCTTGCCTGCGGGGGACACCTGACTGTTACTTCAGCCACAGTCCCATCTCCTCCAACTTCAAAGTGAAGTTTAGAGAGTTG ACTGACCACCTGCTTAAAGATTACCCAGTCACTGTGGCCGTCAATCTTCAGGAC GAGAAGCACTGCAAGGCCTTGTGGAGCCTCTTCCTAGCCCAGCGCTGGATAGAGCAACTGAAGACTGTGGCAGGGTCTAAGATGCAAACGCTTCTGGAGGACGTCAACACCGAGATACATTTTGTCACCTCATGTACCTTCCAG ccCCTACCAGAATGTCTGCGATTCGTCCAGACCAACATCTCCCACCTCCTGAAGGACACCTGCACACAGCTGCTTGCTCTGAAGCCCTGTATCGGGAAGGCCTGCCAGAATTTCTCTCGGTGCCTGGAGGTGCAGTGCCAGCCGG acTCCTCCACCCTGCTGCCCCCAAGGAGTCCCATAGCCCTAGAAGCCACGGAGCTCCCAGAGCCTCGGCCCAGGCAGCtgttgctcctgctgctgctgctgctgcctctcacACTGGTGCTGCTGGCAGCCGCCTGGGGCCTTCGCTGGCAAAGGGCAAGAAGGAGGGGGGAGCTCCACCCTggg gtgcccctcccctcccatccctag
- the Rpl13a gene encoding 60S ribosomal protein L13a, whose product MAEGQVLVLDGRGHLLGRLAAIVAKQVLLGRKVVVVRCEGINISGNFYRNKLKYLAFLRKRMNTNPSRGPYHFRAPSRIFWRTVRGMLPHKTKRGQAALERLKVLDGIPPPYDKKKRMVVPAALKVVRLKPTRKFAYLGRLAHEVGWKYQAVTATLEEKRKEKAKMHYRKKKQILRLRKQAEKNVEKKICKFTEVLKTNGLLV is encoded by the exons ATGGCGGAGGGGCAG GTTCTGGTATTGGATGGCCGAGGCCATCTTCTTGGCCGCCTGGCGGCCATTGTGGCCAAGCAGGTACTTCTGG GCCGGAAGGTGGTGGTCGTACGCTGTGAAGGCATCAACATTTCTGGAAACTTCTACAGAAACAAGT TAAAGTATCTGGCCTTTCTCCGGAAGCGGATGAATACCAACCCCTCCCGAGGCCCCTACCACTTCCGAGCCCCCAGCCGCATTTTCTGGCGCACTGTGCGAG GCATGCTGCCCCACAAGACCAAGAGAGGCCAGGCTGCCCTGGAGCGCCTCAAGGTGTTGGATGGGATCCCTCCACCCTATGACAAG AAAAAGCGGATGGTGGTCCCTGCTGCTCTCAAGGTTGTTCGGCTGAAGCCTACCAGAAAG TTTGCTTACCTGGGGCGTCTGGCGCATGAGGTCGGGTGGAAGTACCAGGCAGTGACAGCCACTCTGGAGGAGAAACGGAAGGAAAAGGCCAAGATGCACTATCGGAAGAAGAAGCAGATCTTG AGGTTACGGAAACAGGCAGAAAAGAATGTGGAGAAGAAAATCTGCAAGTTCACAGAGGTCCTCAAGACCAACGGACTCCTGGTGTGA
- the Flt3l gene encoding fms-related tyrosine kinase 3 ligand isoform X3, translating into MAFQVPEGRSQGPHSRAEGAGTCHRHEGSPAEMTVLAPAWSPNSSLLLLLLLLSPCLRGTPDCYFSHSPISSNFKVKFRELTDHLLKDYPVTVAVNLQDEKHCKALWSLFLAQRWIEQLKTVAGSKMQTLLEDVNTEIHFVTSCTFQPLPECLRFVQTNISHLLKDTCTQLLALKPCIGKACQNFSRCLEVQCQPDSSTLLPPRSPIALEATELPEPRPRQLLLLLLLLLPLTLVLLAAAWGLRWQRARRRGELHPGDASLVHR; encoded by the exons ATGGCTTTCCAAGTCCCCGAGGGGCGGTCCCAAGGTCCCCACTCCCGGGCAGAGGGAGCAGG AACCTGTCACAGGCATGAGGGGTCCCCGGCAGAGATGACAGTGCTGGCGCCAGCCTGGAGCCCAAAT TCCtccctgttgctgctgttgctgctgctgagtCCTTGCCTGCGGGGGACACCTGACTGTTACTTCAGCCACAGTCCCATCTCCTCCAACTTCAAAGTGAAGTTTAGAGAGTTG ACTGACCACCTGCTTAAAGATTACCCAGTCACTGTGGCCGTCAATCTTCAGGAC GAGAAGCACTGCAAGGCCTTGTGGAGCCTCTTCCTAGCCCAGCGCTGGATAGAGCAACTGAAGACTGTGGCAGGGTCTAAGATGCAAACGCTTCTGGAGGACGTCAACACCGAGATACATTTTGTCACCTCATGTACCTTCCAG ccCCTACCAGAATGTCTGCGATTCGTCCAGACCAACATCTCCCACCTCCTGAAGGACACCTGCACACAGCTGCTTGCTCTGAAGCCCTGTATCGGGAAGGCCTGCCAGAATTTCTCTCGGTGCCTGGAGGTGCAGTGCCAGCCGG acTCCTCCACCCTGCTGCCCCCAAGGAGTCCCATAGCCCTAGAAGCCACGGAGCTCCCAGAGCCTCGGCCCAGGCAGCtgttgctcctgctgctgctgctgctgcctctcacACTGGTGCTGCTGGCAGCCGCCTGGGGCCTTCGCTGGCAAAGGGCAAGAAGGAGGGGGGAGCTCCACCCTggg GATGCGAGCCTTGTGCATCGTTGA
- the Flt3l gene encoding fms-related tyrosine kinase 3 ligand isoform X1, which translates to MAFQVPEGRSQGPHSRAEGAGTCHRHEGSPAEMTVLAPAWSPNSSLLLLLLLLSPCLRGTPDCYFSHSPISSNFKVKFRELTDHLLKDYPVTVAVNLQDEKHCKALWSLFLAQRWIEQLKTVAGSKMQTLLEDVNTEIHFVTSCTFQPLPECLRFVQTNISHLLKDTCTQLLALKPCIGKACQNFSRCLEVQCQPDSSTLLPPRSPIALEATELPEPRPRQLLLLLLLLLPLTLVLLAAAWGLRWQRARRRGELHPGVSLEPRVQGGWMEWVARDEGGRWLTLWGPQVPLPSHP; encoded by the exons ATGGCTTTCCAAGTCCCCGAGGGGCGGTCCCAAGGTCCCCACTCCCGGGCAGAGGGAGCAGG AACCTGTCACAGGCATGAGGGGTCCCCGGCAGAGATGACAGTGCTGGCGCCAGCCTGGAGCCCAAAT TCCtccctgttgctgctgttgctgctgctgagtCCTTGCCTGCGGGGGACACCTGACTGTTACTTCAGCCACAGTCCCATCTCCTCCAACTTCAAAGTGAAGTTTAGAGAGTTG ACTGACCACCTGCTTAAAGATTACCCAGTCACTGTGGCCGTCAATCTTCAGGAC GAGAAGCACTGCAAGGCCTTGTGGAGCCTCTTCCTAGCCCAGCGCTGGATAGAGCAACTGAAGACTGTGGCAGGGTCTAAGATGCAAACGCTTCTGGAGGACGTCAACACCGAGATACATTTTGTCACCTCATGTACCTTCCAG ccCCTACCAGAATGTCTGCGATTCGTCCAGACCAACATCTCCCACCTCCTGAAGGACACCTGCACACAGCTGCTTGCTCTGAAGCCCTGTATCGGGAAGGCCTGCCAGAATTTCTCTCGGTGCCTGGAGGTGCAGTGCCAGCCGG acTCCTCCACCCTGCTGCCCCCAAGGAGTCCCATAGCCCTAGAAGCCACGGAGCTCCCAGAGCCTCGGCCCAGGCAGCtgttgctcctgctgctgctgctgctgcctctcacACTGGTGCTGCTGGCAGCCGCCTGGGGCCTTCGCTGGCAAAGGGCAAGAAGGAGGGGGGAGCTCCACCCTggggtgagcctagagcctagagtccAGGGCGGCTGGATGGAGTGGGTGGCGAGGGATGAGGGGGGCAGGTGGCTGACCTTGTGGGGGCCTCAggtgcccctcccctcccatccctag
- the Flt3l gene encoding fms-related tyrosine kinase 3 ligand isoform X2 — protein MAFQVPEGRSQGPHSRAEGAGTCHRHEGSPAEMTVLAPAWSPNSSLLLLLLLLSPCLRGTPDCYFSHSPISSNFKVKFRELTDHLLKDYPVTVAVNLQDEKHCKALWSLFLAQRWIEQLKTVAGSKMQTLLEDVNTEIHFVTSCTFQPLPECLRFVQTNISHLLKDTCTQLLALKPCIGKACQNFSRCLEVQCQPDSSTLLPPRSPIALEATELPEPRPRQLLLLLLLLLPLTLVLLAAAWGLRWQRARRRGELHPGVPLPSHP, from the exons ATGGCTTTCCAAGTCCCCGAGGGGCGGTCCCAAGGTCCCCACTCCCGGGCAGAGGGAGCAGG AACCTGTCACAGGCATGAGGGGTCCCCGGCAGAGATGACAGTGCTGGCGCCAGCCTGGAGCCCAAAT TCCtccctgttgctgctgttgctgctgctgagtCCTTGCCTGCGGGGGACACCTGACTGTTACTTCAGCCACAGTCCCATCTCCTCCAACTTCAAAGTGAAGTTTAGAGAGTTG ACTGACCACCTGCTTAAAGATTACCCAGTCACTGTGGCCGTCAATCTTCAGGAC GAGAAGCACTGCAAGGCCTTGTGGAGCCTCTTCCTAGCCCAGCGCTGGATAGAGCAACTGAAGACTGTGGCAGGGTCTAAGATGCAAACGCTTCTGGAGGACGTCAACACCGAGATACATTTTGTCACCTCATGTACCTTCCAG ccCCTACCAGAATGTCTGCGATTCGTCCAGACCAACATCTCCCACCTCCTGAAGGACACCTGCACACAGCTGCTTGCTCTGAAGCCCTGTATCGGGAAGGCCTGCCAGAATTTCTCTCGGTGCCTGGAGGTGCAGTGCCAGCCGG acTCCTCCACCCTGCTGCCCCCAAGGAGTCCCATAGCCCTAGAAGCCACGGAGCTCCCAGAGCCTCGGCCCAGGCAGCtgttgctcctgctgctgctgctgctgcctctcacACTGGTGCTGCTGGCAGCCGCCTGGGGCCTTCGCTGGCAAAGGGCAAGAAGGAGGGGGGAGCTCCACCCTggg gtgcccctcccctcccatccctag